Within the Chlorocebus sabaeus isolate Y175 chromosome 19, mChlSab1.0.hap1, whole genome shotgun sequence genome, the region TGTACTCTCTCCCAAGTGGTCATCTGAAGCTCCTCTGAGTTGTGTTGCAAGTAAATTTAAGGAAGTTTCCCTGCCAAGAGTGAAAACTGTTGGAAGAGGTCACAGGGATATTCCAGAGCAGTAAATAAAGAGAGCCGAAAGGCCCTGGGGTGGTGCTGGTGTTAACCAGGCTCTATGTTTTTGGAAATCGGGAGTTCTTAGAAGAAAAGCAGGGACTCCAATCCAAGAAGGCTGTCGAAGATCTTGCCAAGTTCTGGCAGCATGGCAGGTctcccaggcccagcccagccccgtCTTACAGTGGCGCCGCTATCCTGGAAATCTCTCTTCTTCCCAACACATGTCCCAAACCAAAGCCAACCCCAGGAACCATGGGAAACTGGGACAAGTCTAACGTGGCAAACTGTAACATTACTTATGGGGACTGAGAACCACAGGGATGTCCTCGGCCACCTCTCCCGCTGAGACCACCACATTTTAATTGCCCGTCTCTTAAATCCATAGCTTTAAAATGCACATCCTcctgaggggctggggtgggaatgGCAGCCAGCTGTGCAGCAACATGGGTAGCCAGCCAGCCACTGGGCCCACAGCAGCTGTCATTCCTCTTAGGCACAGGTGGCATCTTGGAGACGGAGGTGATACTGGGAGAGGGGCAAAGTGGGGAAGGGAAAGGCAATGAATATGAACTTGGCCACATCATATATGTTGCTAGATCTGAACCGACTGCCATAAACCTTGAGCCTGGGCCAGCTTGCCCTCCTCTAAGTGCTAACATCTCTTGACCTGAGTCAAGCGGGGACAAGCACTGCTGGAGAGAATGTAAGATGCAGTTTAGCAGCATTCACTCCAGGGAACGTACTTTTCTTAGCTTATGCTAATGCTACCATAATGATCCTTCAGGACATAACCCCAGAGCTTCTGCTTGAAGGAGAGAATGAGGGGGCATTTCCTTTTTGTTAATTTCCCCATCACCCGCCATGTCTCtctcattcattctctttttttcccattcattctCCTACTAGCTTGTTGTTTGTttccatttgaaaaagaaaaaagaacttcatGTTTTGGAAGACCTTGACTGGGTTTGCCAGGATGATTAGAACTGccacaaaaaaaataagcatAGTGTTGAGGCAAAATTATATATGTAGCTAGGATAGCAGTGAAAAGGAATGCCACACTCTTCACTCAGCAGAACAGCCAGGTCAAAGCCTCAGACTCACACAGGGCAGCCATGAGGCCAGCATGCAGCTGGTGCCTCACACTTGTAACTCCTGCCAGGAAGAACTAAGGCATGTTCATCTCTTCACCTCCAGCAACGGAGACAAATCCTAACACATAATAGGTACCCGTAAAACCTCTGAATGATTGAAAGCATGACTaggggccgggcttggtggctcatgtctgtaatcccagtgctttgggaggccaaggtgggtggatcacctgaggtcaggagtttgagaccagcctggccaacatggtgaaaccccatctctactaaaaatacaaaaattagccaggcatgacggtgcacaccagtaatcccagctacttgggaggcaaaggcaagagaatcacttgaacccaggaggcagaggttgtagtgaggcgagatcgcaccactgcactccagcccgggcaacagagcaagactccgtctcaggggaaaaaaattttaaaaaataaaataaaaagagagagcacGACTAGAGGACACTAGTTAAAGGGAATGTGGTAGCTGTTATGATGGCAGAATCTGACAAAAGACCATGGGCGGAGTGGCTGAGCTGTTCACATGCATAGCCAGGCTGCATGCCTGCCGGTCCAGCTCAGAGGGTTGACTTCAACCATTCGGCATTCCCGGTCCTGGGGCCCCAGGGCCTACCCTCGCTATTTGGTATCTCCCCACTGACTCTCTGAGCCTGGCATTTTCCAGACTGTGGGCACTTGGTCAACCACCAGTCACGCGGCTTGCTGGTTTTTGCTTATTCCTGGTTAATGGTAATGGAAAATAGCAATCATAGAATAACTATAAAAGTATCTTATTACTCCAAATTGATTAAGATGTGCAGGATagatatttatgttttcaaaataaattgggAGAACACATCTTTTTGTGAGAGGGAGGCATCATACTCCTCTGGCAACTGGAATAATTTGGTTAACTCTAAAATTAAAATGGCTACAAAATCATGCTGTACAAGGAAGCGTAAAATATCCATGAAAACTAACTTTAAgttggaggccgggtgcggtggctcaagcctgtaatcccagcactttgggaggccaagatgggtggatcacagggtcaagagatcaagaccatcctggctaacatggtgaaaccccctctctatcaaaaatacaaaaattggccgggcgcggtggctcaagcctgtaatcccagcactttgggaggccgagacgggcggatcacgaggtcaggagatcgagactatcctggctaacacggtgaaaccccgtctctactaaaaaaaatacaaaaaactagccgggcgtggtggcgggcgcctgtagtcccagctactcggaaggctgaggcaggggaatggcgtaaacacaggaggcggagcttgcagtgagctgagatccggccactgcactccagcctgggtgacagagtgagactccatctcaaaaaaaaaaaaaaaatacaaaaattagccgggcgtggcggcgggtgcctgtagtcccagctactcgggaggctgaggcaggagaatggtgtggacccgggaggcagagcttgcagctagccgagatcgtgccactgcactccagcctgggtgacagagagagattctgtctcacaaaaaaaaaaaaaaaaaaaaaaaaagagccaggagcggtggcttatgcctgtaatcccagcactttgggaggccaaggcaggcagatcataaggtcaggagatcgagaccatcctggctaacatggtgaaaccctgtctccactaaaaatacaaaaaattagccgggcgtggtggccagcgcctgtagtcccagctactcgggaggctgaggcaggagaatgacgtgaacccaggaggcagagcttgcagtgagccgagatcgcgccactgcactccagcttgtgggacacagcaagactcacaaaaataaaaataaataataaataataaataaaggccaggagcagtggctcacgcctgtaatcccagcactttgggaggccgaggcaggtggatcatgaggtcaggagatcgagatcatcctggctaacacggtgaaaccctgtctctactaaaaatacaaaaaattagccaggcgtggaggcgggcgcctgtagtcccagctgcttgggaggctgaggcaggagaatggcgtgaacctgggaggcggagcttgcaatgagccgagattgtgccactgcactccagcctgggcgacagagtgagactccgtctcaaaaaaaaaaaccaaaaaactaacaTTAGGCAAATTGAATTAAATCATGAACACCAAAAGCATGGCCCTTCAGGTCAGTAGATTCCGGCCAATACCAAATCATTACTTGTTGTTCAGTAAACAAAACCAAAGGTGATTAACCAATTAACCCATTTAAAATAGCACCAAACTTTTCTAAAATGGCAAACAGACAAAACTTTAACAGCATTTGTGTCTCAACCAAAGCTGAATTCCACTCACGTTACATTTGGTTGAAGTCCCCCTCCCCTTATCATCACATAAAGCCTGAAGCACCCATGGAACTGCGTATCTTTGGTAATCTCCCTCTGCTTCTCTGGTCCTCTCCCCACTTCCTAAGTCATCAGCTCTCACCTTGAAGCCTGTGGGACACCAGTCTACAAACTGGATGGTCCTCTTGGTCTTGATGGCAGCAATAGCGACGTTCACATCCTTGGGTACCACGTCGCCCCGGTAGAGCATGCAGCAGGCCATGTACTTGCCATGCCTCGGGTCACACTTCACCATCTGGCTGTTGGGCTCAAAGCAGGAGCTGGTGATCTCGGCCACGGAGAGCTGTTCGTGATAGGCTTTCTCGGCAGAGATGATGGGCGCGTAGGTGACCAGCGGGAAGTGGATGCGGGGATAGGGtaccaggttggtctggaactcagTGAGGTCCACATTGAGGGCCCCGTCAAAGCGGAGAGAAGCAGTGATTGAGGACACAATCTGACTGATGAGGCGGTTGAGGTTGGTATAGGTAGGGCGCTCGATGTCAAGGTTCCTGCGGCAGATGTCATAGATGGCTTCGTTGTCCACCATGAAAGCACAATCTGAATGTTCCAGTGTGGTGTGGGTGGTCAGGATGGAGTTGTAGGGCTCCACCACTGCAGTAGAGACCTGGGGGGCTGGGTAGATGGCAAACTCCAGCTTGGATTTCTTGCCATAATCCAGGGAGAGGCGTTCCATCAGCAGAGAAGTGAAGCCGGAGCCAGTGCCTCCACCAAAACTGTGGAAAATCAGGAAACCCTGCAGACCAGAGCAAGCGTCTGTCTGGGGAGAGCAGGACAGGAGAAGAAATCATGAAGATAAGTTTCTGAGAACACCCCacagtgaaaaaagccagaccaCCCACTCTGTCTGCCCCATCCCACCTCTCTACATTGTTTTGTGGATGAAATCAAAACAGCTATGAAGAAGTAAGGAAACAAAAGGAGTTGTCCTGATCTTTGGAGGAGTGGCTAAAATATgggatggggccaggcacagtgactcaatgCCTgtctgagtcaggaggatccATTGAGGCCAAGGATCCATTggccttgggaagctgagtcaggaggatccaTTGAGGCCAAGGATCCATtggccttgggaagctgaggcaggaggatccattgaggccaggagttcccaaccagcctgggcaacatagtaagatctcacatctacaaaaaattgtaaaaatgaactgggcatggtggcgcacccctgtagtcccagttacttgggttgctgaggtagggggatcacttgagcccaggagctcacgGCTGCAGAAATctatgatcaaaccactgcactctggcctggatgacagagcaagactttgtctctatttttgttttaataggatGGCAAGCTGCAGGGGCACACGCCTCTAGGTACATGAAGGTTTCAGCCCACTAGCTTGGTTGAACAGGGAATGAGAGTTTCAGAACCACAGTGGATGGTGACTTTGCCCTTTGGGGGCCCCAACTCCTTGCCCACTTTCCCTGCTCTTGTCATTTGATTTTTTGGGAACTGCTACCTACATACTTCAACCTAACCTTGGAAGGTGACTCAGGGCACCAATTTCAGAAAGGTACATGGAGCCGGAAAGCCTGAGTTCTAATATCAACTTTGCCATTTCTTGGTTGTAAGAACTTGAGCAAGTTACTGAACCTCTCCAAACttctgttccttcttttttttttttttttttgagacagtgtctccctctgtcgccaggctggagtgcagtggtgcaatcttggttcactgcaacctctgccttttgggttcaagcaattctcctgcctgagcctcctgagtagctgggactacaggcgcgggccaccatgcccagctaattttttgtatttttagtagagatggggtttcaccatgttggccaggatggtctccatttcttgacctcgtgatctgcccccctcagccttccaaagtgctgggattacaggcatgcaccactgtgcccggccacttcTCTTCCTTCTTAGTGAAAATGGGGACAATAGAAAATCCTCATAAGGTTATTGTGACAATTAAATGAAATAGCATAACATGCTGAGAAAGGACCTGGTGCGTTGTAGGCACGGATGTCAGCTCTTATCAGAGAATTCACAGACTCACAGGATTTGCCCACTGGGTGTGATTTGAACTTTTGGGGACCACAGACAGCTTTGAGGCCAATGAGCTTGACAAGCCCTCCTCTAAACAGAAAAAGTGAACATATGCAAAAATTTGGCACCCTTAGCTCCCAGGCAAAGAACATGTGATCAGGCTTTTCCACTATACAGATAAGTAAATGGAAGCTTAAAGAAAGAAAGTGACACAACCTACAACTCAGAGCTTTATAGTCCAACCAACCGAGTTCAAACCCCAACTCTGCCACTTTTTAGCTGTGTGACCCAGGCTAAGATATTGAACCACCCCGgccctcactttcttcatctgtaaagtacaGGAAGGAGACCTCCTAAGTATAATtattaaggattaaatgaaggaATGTACTTGACATTTGTAATGGCATTTGTAAGTGCCCAAATGGATCAGcaatctcttcctctcctcttccaaGTTAAATGCTTTGTTAACCTGTGTTTCCAACCAGCAGAGACCTCATCCTGCCTTACACCCGGAAGCTTCCCCAGGTACTACCAGAGAGTATCAATGAGTAGGGCCTCAGCCTGGAACACAGTCTATGATGCCAACACAGAGGAAGGGGCATCATCCCTTTGCGTGCTTCTTACAGAATTTAAGCAGAAATTCCCAAACCTTAGGAGCTCCATCCTATAGCCAGGGGTCACATGCCTCTCCCCAGCCTGATCAAAGAGGCATGGGGCCAATCGcgtccactccagcctggcccaccCGTCCCCTGCCCTCCTGACTCTTACCAGCTTCCGTATGCGGTCCAGCACCAGGTCAATGCTCTCTTTGCCCACCGTGTAGTGGCCCCGGGCATAATTGTTGGCTGCATCCTCCTTTCCTGTGATGAGCTGCTCTGGATGGAAGAGCTGGCGGTAGGTTCCTGCCCGAACCTCATCTTCCAAGAGAGGAAGACCGTTAGGTCCTACTGCCCAGGGGAGAAGCCCCCCTCCCTATCACACTACCGCAGGACCCCCTTCCGGTCTCCCCTCCCTATAAAACTCCACGGAGGTTTTAAGCCAGACCACCTCATAATGAATCCGCAAAAGGCTAAGAGAATTCCCGGGGAGCTCAGGGACTAACAGAGCCAAGGCCTGTGGCTCATGTGGGTGGTGAGAAGCAGGCTGCCCTGCTGGCTGGAACCCTAAAAAGCCTGAGCTTTGCAAAGCTCATCCAACAccgccggcgcagtggctcacgcctgcaatcctaacactttgggaggccaaggcgggcggattgcctgagcttaggagttcgagactagcctgggcaagatggtgaaaccccatctctactaaaatacaaaaaattagccaggcgtggcggcgtgcgcttgtactcccagctactcaggaggctgaggcaggagaatcgcttgaacctgggaggcagaggctgaggtgatCCGAGAtcttgcactgcactccagcctgggcaacaagacagagcaagactccatctccaaaaaaaaaccccacaacgaCAAAACTTGGGccggctgggcaccatggctcacgcctgtaatcccagcatcttgggaggccaaagcaggcagatcacgaggtcaggagatcgagaatatgttggctaacatggtgaaacctcatctctactaaaaatacaaaaaattagccgggcgtggtggcgggcgcctgtagtcccagctactcgggaggctgaggcaggagaatggcgtgaacccgggaggtggagcttgcagtgagccgagatcatgccactgcactccagcctgggtgacagagcaagactccgtctcaaaaaaaaaaaaaagcaaaataccaaaaaacaaaaaacaaaaaacaaagcgcATCGAACACCAATGCCAgctgcctctcctcccttccaCCTTGACCCTCAAGGTTtccctttcatttttcctttcatgcTGCAAGGTGTACCAACAGTTTAACTTAAGTTCATTTGCATGAACATGTTCTAGGGACATGGAGAAAGATTCAGGATGATCTGCCCAGAACCTAGACCCTCCCAAGAGTTGTCCCACCCCTCAACTCCACCGCGTGGTGGCAATAATACGTGCCAGGCGTTAGacatattttagaataatgtGAAGCAAAGCTATGTTCCAGGTCCTAGAGGAGCAAGAGCCCTAGAGAGGCCTTTAAGGGGTCTCTGCTCACTTCCAAGGGTCCACACAAGCAGATCAAGACACATCAGGCCCCAACTATGTTGCCTCTTCTCTTTGGGGTTCCTCTACTGCGTGCAGAAAAGTCATCTGTGCAGTGGCCTGGGAGgtaacctgcactttgtgcattGGTGCAAAGCATCAAGGGGGTGGAGCATCTGCCCTCTGTTGCCCCTAGACATTGGTGTTCAGGCACTACAGTTCACGCCCAGTCCTCTTTGGGGAACTGTCCATGTCTTGCTTGATGAGCGAGGCTTGAAGCTGGGGAAATCCTGACGTTCAACTGAGAGTTGGCCCAGGGGTCAGAAACGGGGGAAGTGGCACTATTGGGGGATAGCGTGGGAGGGGGAGATCTGCCCAGACACGAGGCAGAATTCCTCTATGTTTCCTAAACCTGCAGGAACCTCATTCCAAAACTCCAGCAGCCCCTGGCTGTGAAGGAATGTGCCTGCCGTGATAGGCCCCTTTGTGTGTAAGATGCTCTGAGGTTATACCCACCCCTGAGGGCAGACTCCGAAACCTATACTTAGGGAAACTGGTCACTTAGGGGTGTCTTATAATTCCTACAATTATTTGGGTTTTCTTATCCTTAGTATTTAGTAGCGATGTGACCATTTTGGCACAGCGCCGCAGGTCTCCGGGCTTTGAGTGGGAGGCATTTTGTTCGGCATAGAGTCTTGATCACTGTTATGAGATTCTCCGAGACTGTGGGGACCCCAAGGAGCTGACAGATGTCACGTGGGGTGGGAGGCTCCGGTTGCACCAGCCCCACCTTCCAGCTAGAGAGGCTCCTTCCTTAGCTACTGTGGGTCAGTGCCTCTGCGGTTTCACGGTGTTCTCTGTGGAGAGGATCTCCGCCCCCACTCACCCACTACGGTAGGCTCCAGATCTATCATGACGGCCCGGGGCACGTGCTTCCCATTGCCAGTCTCGCTGAAAAAGGTGGTGAAGGAGTCATCATCATTGATCTTGCTGGCTTGAGCATCAAAAGTGCCATCTGCCTGGATGCCGTGTTCCAGGCAGAAGAGCTCCCAGCAGGCATTGCCAATCTGAACTCCTGCTTGGCCCACGTGGACTGATATGCATTCCCGCTGTGGGGAGACGGAAGCATCGAGGTCAgagagtccaggcccccagcatGCCTTTGCCCTACACCCCCGTAACATTCACCTTGCAGGCCAGCCCGGCCCCAGCCCCGCACTGCCAGCTGGCGTTGAGGCTGCAGGTGCCCCAGCTCTAGAGCAGCTGGACCAGGACTTAGATCCAAAGAAGACACAGCTGTTTTGTGCTTTGCTC harbors:
- the TUBA8 gene encoding tubulin alpha-8 chain isoform X2; the protein is MIDLEPTVVDEVRAGTYRQLFHPEQLITGKEDAANNYARGHYTVGKESIDLVLDRIRKLTDACSGLQGFLIFHSFGGGTGSGFTSLLMERLSLDYGKKSKLEFAIYPAPQVSTAVVEPYNSILTTHTTLEHSDCAFMVDNEAIYDICRRNLDIERPTYTNLNRLISQIVSSITASLRFDGALNVDLTEFQTNLVPYPRIHFPLVTYAPIISAEKAYHEQLSVAEITSSCFEPNSQMVKCDPRHGKYMACCMLYRGDVVPKDVNVAIAAIKTKRTIQFVDWCPTGFKVGINYQPPTVVPGGDLAKVQRAVCMLSNTTAIAEAWARLDHKFDLMYAKRAFVHWYVGEGMEEGEFSEAREDLAALEKDYEEVGTDSFEEENEGEEF
- the TUBA8 gene encoding tubulin alpha-8 chain isoform X1, translated to MRECISVHVGQAGVQIGNACWELFCLEHGIQADGTFDAQASKINDDDSFTTFFSETGNGKHVPRAVMIDLEPTVVDEVRAGTYRQLFHPEQLITGKEDAANNYARGHYTVGKESIDLVLDRIRKLTDACSGLQGFLIFHSFGGGTGSGFTSLLMERLSLDYGKKSKLEFAIYPAPQVSTAVVEPYNSILTTHTTLEHSDCAFMVDNEAIYDICRRNLDIERPTYTNLNRLISQIVSSITASLRFDGALNVDLTEFQTNLVPYPRIHFPLVTYAPIISAEKAYHEQLSVAEITSSCFEPNSQMVKCDPRHGKYMACCMLYRGDVVPKDVNVAIAAIKTKRTIQFVDWCPTGFKVGINYQPPTVVPGGDLAKVQRAVCMLSNTTAIAEAWARLDHKFDLMYAKRAFVHWYVGEGMEEGEFSEAREDLAALEKDYEEVGTDSFEEENEGEEF